A region of Candidatus Saganbacteria bacterium DNA encodes the following proteins:
- a CDS encoding peptidoglycan DD-metalloendopeptidase family protein gives MRSLKILLFLCVLLFIFTGSALCAAADPKDELKDKQKELNRIYQELLINKRKLESTKEKERDVVERLVIINRELKKTKGQLGRAQYQIQKNESRLGYLKVSLEEAKRKLDERNGYLKNRIREIYKNGGINYLDMLVSSDTLADFINRTYFFEKVIGRDAGIVNEITTEHTKIKTDKTELEGVTADIKKLAQYIGNKKQNIEKQAEEKKELHKELEQQRIEYEKKVAVLEETSNQIEQLIRKMIAERAIRGGVSPHGTGNFIWPVRGRITSPFGYRRSPFWRMSHMHTGLDIATSYGTPIQAADGGEVIFSGWWDGYGKAVIIDHGKGISTVYAHMSRIYIQKGQTVMKGQVVGLIGSTGYSTGPHLHFEVRKNGTPTNPIRWLP, from the coding sequence ATGCGCAGCTTAAAAATATTATTGTTCTTATGTGTCCTTTTATTTATTTTTACAGGCAGCGCATTATGCGCGGCCGCAGACCCAAAGGACGAGCTTAAAGACAAGCAGAAGGAACTGAACAGGATATACCAGGAACTGCTTATAAATAAAAGGAAGCTTGAGTCCACGAAAGAAAAGGAAAGGGACGTTGTCGAGCGCCTGGTCATAATAAACCGGGAGCTGAAAAAAACAAAGGGACAGCTGGGCAGGGCGCAGTACCAGATACAAAAGAACGAATCAAGGCTCGGTTACCTGAAAGTCTCGCTTGAGGAAGCAAAAAGAAAGCTTGATGAAAGAAACGGCTATTTAAAAAACAGGATCCGGGAGATCTATAAGAACGGGGGCATCAATTATCTGGATATGCTTGTGTCTTCGGATACGCTGGCAGATTTCATAAACAGGACATATTTTTTTGAAAAAGTGATCGGCAGGGATGCCGGCATAGTGAACGAAATAACGACCGAGCATACAAAAATAAAGACCGATAAGACAGAGCTCGAGGGGGTCACGGCTGATATAAAAAAACTGGCGCAGTACATCGGCAATAAAAAACAGAACATAGAAAAACAGGCGGAAGAAAAAAAAGAACTTCACAAGGAGCTGGAGCAGCAAAGGATAGAGTACGAAAAAAAAGTGGCGGTTTTGGAGGAGACCTCGAACCAGATAGAACAGTTGATCAGGAAGATGATAGCTGAGCGGGCGATCAGAGGCGGGGTCTCCCCGCACGGGACAGGCAACTTTATCTGGCCGGTGCGAGGCAGGATAACCTCACCTTTCGGATACAGGAGGAGCCCGTTCTGGAGGATGTCGCACATGCACACGGGCCTTGATATCGCAACATCTTACGGGACGCCCATACAGGCGGCTGACGGAGGCGAAGTCATATTTTCCGGATGGTGGGACGGGTACGGGAAAGCTGTTATCATTGATCATGGCAAGGGGATATCAACGGTCTATGCTCATATGTCTAGAATATACATACAGAAAGGTCAGACAGTAATGAAAGGACAAGTCGTGGGATTAATAGGGTCTACAGGTTATTCAACGGGACCGCATCTTCATTTTGAGGTCCGCAAAAACGGTACTCCGACAAATCCAATAAGGTGGCTGCCTTGA
- a CDS encoding S41 family peptidase: protein MKSKINNKIKYFSASLIVVILFCFLTPRIVKAADDLNSKLQVFIQVLEIVKSDYVDKNVDDQKLIYGAIKGMLESLDDPYTRFMEPTSFKEMKMRMNGSYSGIGIYIGIRNKIITVISPIDGTPAAKAGLMAGDQIVAVEGKPTKDQALEEVVSKIRGPKGTAVKIGILRSGWKAPKDFMLVRDKIVVKSVEKKIFNDTVGYIKLNTFEDLSAAKEMRKAINELKDKKIEGLILDVRGNGGGLLSNAAEISSMFLPKDAVIVYTVDRNGEKEGIRSSGELLWNGPMVVLINEGSASASEILAGALRDNNTAQLIGYHSFGKASVQSVRQLPDGSAALITIAKYLTPSGHDISKKGIIPDIIVKTGKESESKTDMSTEEAEFIPVEKRDEKDVQLKKALEVIKQKIKESSEEKKASE from the coding sequence TTGAAGTCAAAAATAAATAATAAAATAAAATATTTTTCCGCGTCATTGATCGTTGTTATCTTGTTCTGCTTTTTGACCCCCCGGATAGTCAAAGCCGCCGACGACCTTAATTCAAAACTCCAGGTGTTCATTCAGGTGCTTGAGATAGTTAAGAGCGATTATGTGGATAAGAACGTAGACGATCAAAAACTGATATACGGGGCGATAAAAGGCATGCTCGAGTCCCTTGATGACCCGTACACCCGTTTCATGGAACCCACATCATTTAAAGAGATGAAAATGCGCATGAACGGATCATATTCGGGAATAGGGATCTACATCGGTATCAGGAACAAGATCATCACTGTCATATCTCCGATCGACGGTACGCCCGCCGCAAAAGCGGGCTTGATGGCGGGCGACCAGATAGTCGCTGTCGAAGGAAAACCGACAAAAGATCAGGCGCTTGAGGAAGTCGTGAGCAAGATACGCGGACCAAAGGGTACTGCAGTTAAGATCGGGATACTGAGGTCCGGATGGAAAGCGCCTAAAGATTTCATGCTTGTGCGGGATAAGATCGTCGTAAAGAGCGTTGAAAAAAAGATCTTTAATGATACAGTCGGTTATATTAAATTAAATACTTTCGAAGACCTTTCCGCGGCCAAAGAAATGAGGAAAGCGATAAATGAACTTAAAGATAAAAAGATCGAAGGTCTCATCCTGGACGTGCGCGGCAACGGAGGAGGTCTTTTGTCAAATGCGGCGGAAATATCGAGCATGTTCCTGCCAAAGGACGCTGTTATAGTCTATACTGTCGACAGGAACGGGGAGAAAGAGGGCATAAGATCGTCCGGAGAACTGTTGTGGAACGGACCTATGGTAGTGCTGATCAACGAAGGAAGCGCGAGCGCGTCGGAGATACTCGCGGGTGCGCTCAGGGATAACAATACCGCACAGCTGATAGGCTACCATTCTTTCGGGAAAGCGTCAGTCCAGAGCGTAAGACAGCTGCCTGACGGATCAGCAGCGCTAATAACAATCGCAAAATATCTCACCCCGAGCGGGCATGACATCTCTAAAAAGGGCATCATCCCTGATATCATCGTCAAGACGGGAAAAGAAAGCGAATCAAAGACCGACATGTCCACGGAAGAGGCGGAGTTCATCCCGGTAGAAAAGCGCGACGAGAAAGATGTGCAGCTGAAAAAAGCGCTCGAGGTCATAAAACAGAAGATCAAAGAATCGTCAGAGGAGAAAAAAGCATCCGAATGA